The Pseudomonas pergaminensis nucleotide sequence AAAAACAAGGAGATGACGAGAAAAAGCTCGTCAGAAAAGTCACAAAATTGATGAGGTAATGACCGTGGGATCGCGCTGCGCATGCGCCCTGATTGTGTTGCGCTTGCGCCGGGACAAGGCATCAAGATAGGAAAGTTCTGGAACACCTCAAGCGTTATGGACGCCCAATGGAAAGCCGTCGAACCCCACCCAAACCCCAGAAACACAAAAGCCCCGCTTTCGCGAGGCTTTCGTTTGAATCTTGGCGGGAAACCAGGGATTCGAACCCTGGAGACGCTCTTAACGTCCGCCGGTTTTCAAGACCGGTGCATTCAACCACTCTGCCAATTTCCCTTGTGCGTCACAGGATTATAGTAGCCTATCCCGTCTCAGCGGGCGCCATAATACCCGAATGAAACACACTGTCAAACACTCGGCATCGCTTGTTACAGAGCGTCTGTTATGATCTTTGCGACTGAACGTTTCAAAACCGAAGGAGTGTCGCCATGCGCGAACAGAATTACGCAGTGAATGGTAACGCGCAGGCTGAGCAGCTTGAAGTCAGCCGCGTGTTGCGCAATACCTATGGCTTGCTCGCCCTTACCCTCGCATTCAGCGGCGTGATGGCGTTTGTGGCCCAACAGATGCGCGTCGGCTACCCGAATATCTTTGTCGTGCTGATTGGCTTCTATGGCCTGTTCTTCCTCACCAACAAGCTGCGTGACTCGGCCTGGGGCCTGGTGTCGGCGTTTGCCTTGACCGGTTTCATGGGCTTTATCCTCGGCCCGATCCTCAACCGTTACCTCGGCATGGCCGGTGGTGCGGAAGTGGTCAGCTCGGCGTTTGCCATGACGGCCCTGGTGTTTGGTGGTCTGTCGGCCTACGTGTTGATCACCCGCAAGGACATGAGCTTCCTGGGTGGCTTCATCACCGCCGGCTTCTTCGTGCTGCTGGCAGCCGTGGTTGCAGGCATGTTCTTCCAGATCAGCGGGCTGCAACTGGCGATCAGCGCAGGTTTTGTGCTGTTCTCCTCGGTGTGCATCCTGTTCCAGACCAGCGCGATCATCCACGGTGGTGAGCGTAACTACATCATGGCGACCGTCAGCCTGTATGTGTCGATCTACAACTTGTTCGTCAGCCTGCTGCAGATCTTCGGCATCATGAGCCGCGACGACTGATCGCTGGTGCAATAAAAAATGCCCCGTATCGAAAGATACGGGGCATTTTTGTTTCTAACGCTCCGAGAGCAACCGGTCAGTACTGGTTGGGTTCCATTTCCAGATCAACCTTGAAGCGCTGTGCAATGTCTTGCTGGATACGCCGGGCCAGATTGGCAATGTCGTGCCCCGTGGCACCGCCATAGTTGACCAACACCAGCGCCTGCAGCTTGTGCACGCCGGCATCCCCGTCACGGAAGCCCTTCCAGCCGGCCTTGTCGATCAGCCAGCCGGCCGCAAGCTTCATCTGCCCATCGGCTTGCGGGTAGGCCACCAGGTCTGGGTACAGCGCTTGCAATTCAGCCGCCAGTACTTGGGACACCAGTGGGTTCTTGAAGAAGCTCCCAGCATTGCCCAGTTCTGCCGGGTCAGGCAGTTTTTCCCGGCGTATGCTGCAGATGGCACGGCTGACGTCGCTTGGCGTCGCGTCGGTGATCCCCTGCCCCGCCAAGCGCTGTTGCACCGGACCGTAGTCGAGCTTGAGGTGGCTGGCGCGGCTCAGGGCAAAACGCACCCGCAAAATCAGCCAGCGTCCGGTCTCGTGCTTGAACAGGCTGTCGCGGTAGGCGAAGTTGCATTCTTCCAGAGTGAAGTCACGCAGTTTGCCAGTGTGGCGGTCCAGCGCAGTGAGGCCGGCAAATACGTCCTTGATTTCCACCCCGTAGGCGCCGATGTTCTGCATCGGGGCTGCGCCAACGGTGCCGGGGATGAGGCTGAGGTTTTCCAGGCCGCAGAAGCCCTGCTCCAGTGTCCACAGCACGAAGGGGTGCCAGGCTTCGCCCGCCTCAGCTTCGACCACCACCTGCGTGCCGTCATCGTGCAGCACGCGGATACCTCGGGTAGCCATGCGCAGCACCAGCGCCGGGATGTCCTGGGTCAGTAGCAAGTTGCTGCCACCGCCAATCACCAACAACGGCACCGCGTGGGCGCTCGAATAGGCCAGGGCCTCACGGACGTCGTCGTCGCTATGGGCCTCGGCGAACAGCTGGGCACGTACATCAATGCCAAAGCTGTTGAATGGCTTGAGCGATACCTGCGCAAGCACTTGCAAGGTCATAACCGCCCCTTCAATTCGATCACCAATAAATCACAGGCACGCTCGATCAGGTCCAGGACCCGTTCGAAGCCTTGTTCACCTTCGTAATACGGGTCTGGCACTTCGTCCACTTCAGCGTCGTAACGGCGCAGGAACAGGTCCAGCTCTGCCTTGCCCTGGCTTGGCTGCATAGCCTTGAGGTTGCGCAGGTTGCTGTGGTCCATGGCCAGGATCAAGTCATAGCGGGCAAAATCAGCACGGGACACCTGCTGGGCACGCTGGGCCGACAGATCGTAACCACGCACCAGCGCCGCGCGTTGGCTGCGTTGGTCTGGCGGGTTGCCGATATGCCATTCACCTGTACCGGCGGACGCTACGTCGACCTGGCCCGCCAGCCCGGCTTCGCGCAACTTATGGCGCAGTACGCCTTCGGCGGTAGGCGAGCGGCAGATATTGCCCAGGCAGACAAACAAGACCTCCATCAGGCCCCCAGCAGGCGACGGACGCGCTCAAGGTCTTCCAGGGTATCGACACCCGCCGGCGGCGCTTCCAGCGCATCGCCCACGTGGATGCGCACGCCATGCCACAGCGCCCGCAGTTGCTCCAATGATTCGGTATTTTCCAGCCAGCACGGGCCCCAGCTGACGAAGTCGTGCAGGAAGCCCGCGCGGTAGGCGTAGATGCCGATATGGCGACGGTAAGGCACGCCTTCTGGCAACACGTCAGGTTGCTTGGCAAAGGCGTCGCGGGCCCATGGCAAGGTCGAGCGGCTAAATGTCAGTGCCAGGCCATTGATGTCACTGACCACCTTCACCACGTTCGGGTTGAACAGGGTCTCGATGTCTTCGATCGGCTCGGCCAGGGTGGCCATGCGCGCTTCGCCATGGGCGGCCAGGTTGGCGGCGACTTGGTCGATCACGCTCGGCGGGATCAGCGGCTCGTCACCTTGCACGTTGACCACGATGGCGTCGGGCGCCAAGCCCAGCTGGGTGGCGACTTCGGCCAATCGGTCGGTACCGGAATTGTGGTCTTCGCGCGTCAGCACGGCCTCAGCGCCGAAGCCTTTGCAGGCTTCGATGATGCGCGGGTCATCGGTGGCCACCACCACGCGCTCGGCGCTGCTTTTGCAGGCCTGTTCCCACACCCGCTGGATCATTGGCTTGTCGCCGATCAGCTGCAGCGGCTTGCCCGGCAGGCGGGTCGATGCATAGCGGGAGGGGATGACTACGGTAAAGGCTGTGGTCATTTATCCAGGCGCTCATCAGTGGTCAGGGTGCGGGCTTCGCTTTCGAGCATCACCGGGATGCCATCACGGATCGGGTAGGCCAGGCCTGCGCCTTTGCTGATCAGCTCGGTCTTGTCGGCGCTGAGCTTGAGCGGGCCTTTGCAGATCGGGCAAGCGAGGATATCGAGCAGTTTGGTGTCCATGAGTGTTTCCTGGAAAAAAGCGGTTTAAGGCAAGAGACGGGCAGGCAGCAGGCGCATCAACTGCGTGTCGAACCAGGCGACGAACGCCGGCGACGGCAGCGCATCCACCGTAAGGTACCACCAGTCAGGCTGGGCAAAAGCGCGGCACTTCACCGCGTCCTTCTCGGTCATGACCAGCGGCAATGACGGCGTAAAATTCAAGACCTCGGCGCTGTAGGGCGCGTGGTCGGCAAACGCATGGGGTATCGGCTGCCAGTGTAGCGTTTCAAGGGTATTGAAGAAACGTTGCGGGTTACCGATGCCGGCAACCGCATGCACCTGCTGGCCCGGCGCAAAGTGGTTCACCGGCTGGCGCTCGCCAGTCTGCAGATTGACCAGTGCGGTGGGCTGCAAACGGAAGGCAAAGCCGTCCTCGCGGTCGCTGGTGGCGCCGTTATACAGCAGCGCATCGACACTTTGCAGGCGCTCCACCGGTTCACGCAACGGCCCCGTAGGCAGGCAACGGCGGTTGCCCAGGCCACGGGCCGCGTCGATCAGCACCAGTTCGAGGTCACGGGCCAGACGGTAATGTTGCAGACCGTCGTCGGAGAGAATCAGGTCCAGGGTGTCACTGGCCAGCAACGCCTTGACTGCACGGCTGCGATCGGGGTCGATCATCAGCGGTACACCGCAGCGCTGCACGATCAATAAAGGCTCGTCACCTGCGACGTCGGCGCTGTGGCTGGCTTCGACCCGCCACGGCAACTGCGGGGGCTTGGCGCCATAGCCACGACTGACCACCCCCACGCGCAGGCCGCTGCGCCGGCAGTGTTCGATCAGCCAGAGAATCAACGGCGTCTTGCCGGTGCCGCCGACGGTGATATTCCCGACGACTACCACCGGCACCGGTGATTGGTAAATGCCGCCCTCACCTGCCAGGAAGCGTGCGCGCTTGCGCTGCACCACCCGGCGATACAGGGACTCCAACGGCCGCAACAGCGTGAGTGCCGGATGGCCCTCGTACCAGGCCTTGAGCAAACGATCGGACATGGCCATCAGGGTTGGCTCGCCGCCTCGACGGTGGTCATGCGCAGATGGCTGAAGCCGAGCTTACCGGCGGCATCCATCGCGGTAATCACAGCCTGGTGTTGGGTCTTGCCATCGGCACTGATGGAGAGCGGCAGCTTGGTGTCGCCGCCGGACTCTTTCTGCAAGGCATCCATCAGGCTGGCGAGGTCGTTTTTCTCGAGCAACTGGTTATTCACCGAAAACACCCCTTCGGCGCTGATGGCGATGTCCAGTTGCTTGACTTCCTGGTCTTCGGCCGGCGAACCGCTCACGGCTTCCGGCAGGTCGACGCGCAGCTCGGTTTGCCGGGTGAAGGTGGTGGTGACGACAAAAAACAGCAGCAGGATAAACACCACGTCGATCAGCGACGCGAGGTTGATATCGACATTTTCCCGTTGCTTGCGGCGAAATTTCACGCTTTGCCCCCAACCAGGTCGACGTCACGGTCGCCTTGCACCACTTCCACCAGCTTGATGGCTTCCTGTTCCATACCGACCACCAGCTCATCAATGCGACGTTGCAGGAAACGGTGAAAGAACACCGAAGGGATACCCACCATCAAGCCCGCCGCCGTGGTGATCAGCGCCTTGGAAATACCCCCGGCCAGCACGGCCGCGTTGGTGGTCATGCCGGAGCCCATGAACGAGCTGAAAATATCGATCATGCCCAGCACGGTACCCAGCAAGCCAAGCAATGGCGCCATGGCGGCGATGGTGCCGAGGGCATTGATGTAGCGCTCCAGTTCATGGATGACGCGGGCGGCAGCCTCTTCAATGCACTCTTTCATGATCTCGCGACCATGCTTGGAGTTGGCCAGGCCCGCAGCAAGGATTTCACCCAACGGGGAGTTGGCGCGCAGTTCCTTGAGTTTGTCCTTGTCCAACTGCTTGTTCTTGATCCAGCTCCAGACCTGCCCCAGCAGATGCTCGGGGGTAACGCGACTGGCACGCAGGGTCCACAGGCGTTCGGCGACGATGCCGAGTGCGGCGATAGAACTCATGATGATCGGCAACATCATCCAGCCGCCGGATTTGACCAATTCCCACACAGTGAATGTCCCCTCGAAAAAGTGCGCCACTTTACCATATAGGTTCGCAGGCCACAGACCCCATCGACCGCAGCCATCCGCGCCTAAGGTAGCCGCTCGCGCCAGAACCTGCGTTGACTACGCGCAACAACCGGTGGCGCGAAAGCGCCCAATTGCAGGCGCACCGCCCCCTGCTCGGCGCTGTCATACACCTGGCTACCCAGCCGCTGGTAACGCGCCATCACCTGAGGATGGGGATGGCCGAACGCATTGCTACGCCCCCGCGAAATAAGCACGGAACGCGGCGCGAGGCGCTCCAGAAACGCCCAGGACGAAGAGCTGCGACTGCCATGGTGCGGCGCTTGCAACCAATCGGTCGGCACCGCCAGGGGTGAGGCGAGCATGGCCTGTTCGGCGGCGCGGTCGATGTCGCCGGTCAGCAACAGACGCTCGCCATTGGCCTGCACCCGCAACACACAGGACTTCGGGTTGCCGGCAATAGCATCAGGCCACTGCCAGAGTTCGAAGGTCACACCGTCCCAGGTCCAGCGCTCGCCACTGATACACGGCTGAGTGCCGAGAAAGGCCGGCAGCCCGTCGGTTTCTCCACCCACCACGCGCTTGATCGGCAGGCCCTTGGCAATCGCCGCCGCACCGCCGGCATGATCTGCGTCGGCATGGCTGAGCAGCATCAGGTCCAACGCCCCTACCCCCAGTTTTCGCAGCGATGGCAGCACCACCCGCGCGCCGAGGTCAAAGGTTCCGGAGCGCGGGCCAGCGTCATACAGCAAGGTATGGTGCCGGGTGCGCAAGATCAGCGACTGCCCCTGCCCGACGTCCAACTGCACCACGTCGACCTGCCCATGGGGCACCCATTCACGTGGTGGAAACACCGCCAGCAACAGCATCGGCCAGCCCAGCACACGAAACGGCACGCCCTTGGGCAGCAGGAGCAGCACGGCGCCGAGCAGACTCACCAGCCAATAGCCCAACGGCACATCGGCCGGAATCCACGCCGGCACCTGCCCGGCCAACCAGCCCAAGCCCTTGAATAACCCATCCAGTGCGCCGCCCGCCAGCCACAGCAAGCCTTCACCCACAAACGGCAGCGGCAGCAACGCCGTCCCGAGCAA carries:
- a CDS encoding Bax inhibitor-1/YccA family protein, whose amino-acid sequence is MREQNYAVNGNAQAEQLEVSRVLRNTYGLLALTLAFSGVMAFVAQQMRVGYPNIFVVLIGFYGLFFLTNKLRDSAWGLVSAFALTGFMGFILGPILNRYLGMAGGAEVVSSAFAMTALVFGGLSAYVLITRKDMSFLGGFITAGFFVLLAAVVAGMFFQISGLQLAISAGFVLFSSVCILFQTSAIIHGGERNYIMATVSLYVSIYNLFVSLLQIFGIMSRDD
- the murB gene encoding UDP-N-acetylmuramate dehydrogenase; this encodes MTLQVLAQVSLKPFNSFGIDVRAQLFAEAHSDDDVREALAYSSAHAVPLLVIGGGSNLLLTQDIPALVLRMATRGIRVLHDDGTQVVVEAEAGEAWHPFVLWTLEQGFCGLENLSLIPGTVGAAPMQNIGAYGVEIKDVFAGLTALDRHTGKLRDFTLEECNFAYRDSLFKHETGRWLILRVRFALSRASHLKLDYGPVQQRLAGQGITDATPSDVSRAICSIRREKLPDPAELGNAGSFFKNPLVSQVLAAELQALYPDLVAYPQADGQMKLAAGWLIDKAGWKGFRDGDAGVHKLQALVLVNYGGATGHDIANLARRIQQDIAQRFKVDLEMEPNQY
- a CDS encoding low molecular weight protein-tyrosine-phosphatase, with translation MEVLFVCLGNICRSPTAEGVLRHKLREAGLAGQVDVASAGTGEWHIGNPPDQRSQRAALVRGYDLSAQRAQQVSRADFARYDLILAMDHSNLRNLKAMQPSQGKAELDLFLRRYDAEVDEVPDPYYEGEQGFERVLDLIERACDLLVIELKGRL
- the kdsB gene encoding 3-deoxy-manno-octulosonate cytidylyltransferase, encoding MTTAFTVVIPSRYASTRLPGKPLQLIGDKPMIQRVWEQACKSSAERVVVATDDPRIIEACKGFGAEAVLTREDHNSGTDRLAEVATQLGLAPDAIVVNVQGDEPLIPPSVIDQVAANLAAHGEARMATLAEPIEDIETLFNPNVVKVVSDINGLALTFSRSTLPWARDAFAKQPDVLPEGVPYRRHIGIYAYRAGFLHDFVSWGPCWLENTESLEQLRALWHGVRIHVGDALEAPPAGVDTLEDLERVRRLLGA
- a CDS encoding Trm112 family protein; the protein is MDTKLLDILACPICKGPLKLSADKTELISKGAGLAYPIRDGIPVMLESEARTLTTDERLDK
- the lpxK gene encoding tetraacyldisaccharide 4'-kinase, whose protein sequence is MAMSDRLLKAWYEGHPALTLLRPLESLYRRVVQRKRARFLAGEGGIYQSPVPVVVVGNITVGGTGKTPLILWLIEHCRRSGLRVGVVSRGYGAKPPQLPWRVEASHSADVAGDEPLLIVQRCGVPLMIDPDRSRAVKALLASDTLDLILSDDGLQHYRLARDLELVLIDAARGLGNRRCLPTGPLREPVERLQSVDALLYNGATSDREDGFAFRLQPTALVNLQTGERQPVNHFAPGQQVHAVAGIGNPQRFFNTLETLHWQPIPHAFADHAPYSAEVLNFTPSLPLVMTEKDAVKCRAFAQPDWWYLTVDALPSPAFVAWFDTQLMRLLPARLLP
- a CDS encoding ExbD/TolR family protein; this encodes MKFRRKQRENVDINLASLIDVVFILLLFFVVTTTFTRQTELRVDLPEAVSGSPAEDQEVKQLDIAISAEGVFSVNNQLLEKNDLASLMDALQKESGGDTKLPLSISADGKTQHQAVITAMDAAGKLGFSHLRMTTVEAASQP
- a CDS encoding MotA/TolQ/ExbB proton channel family protein, with protein sequence MWELVKSGGWMMLPIIMSSIAALGIVAERLWTLRASRVTPEHLLGQVWSWIKNKQLDKDKLKELRANSPLGEILAAGLANSKHGREIMKECIEEAAARVIHELERYINALGTIAAMAPLLGLLGTVLGMIDIFSSFMGSGMTTNAAVLAGGISKALITTAAGLMVGIPSVFFHRFLQRRIDELVVGMEQEAIKLVEVVQGDRDVDLVGGKA